In Pyricularia oryzae 70-15 chromosome 2, whole genome shotgun sequence, one genomic interval encodes:
- a CDS encoding cation transport regulator-like protein 2: MDACGKPLPDDDGEFWIFGYGSLIWKPPPHFDCRIPGWVTGYVRRFWQASEDHRGTPEKPGRVVTLLERSFWETLTDHHEDAPDRVWGVAYRIKADKVDEVKDYLDIREINGYTIHYTPFHPADRSAPIRTLVYIGTPDNPQFVGPQDPQALAEHIHRSEGPSGLNRDYLLSLDDALNQLGPESGDEHVADLSRRVRAMQTDSAAQVDTASQQSDFRKVHRAEEKEEAEKAS, encoded by the exons ATGGACGCGTGTGGAAAGCCCCTACCGGATGATGATGGGGAGTTTTGGATTTTTGGTTATGG GAGTTTAATTTGGAAACCTCCCCCTCATTTCG ACTGCAGAATACCCGGTTGGGTGACGGGCTATGTCAGACGATTTTGGCAG GCAAG CGAGGACCACAGAGGAACACCAGAGAAGCCTGGACGTGTCGTCACGCTGCTGGAGCGCTCCTTCTGGGAGACCTTGACTGATCACCATGAGGATGCTCCTGATCGCGTCTGGGGTGTTGCTTACCGCATCAAGGCCGACAAGGTGGACGAGGTTAAGGACTATCTTGACATTCGAGAGATCAACGGCTACACCATCCACTACACGCCCTTCCACCCAGCAGACAGGTCCGCCCCAATCAGGACCTTAGTCTACATCGGCACCCCCGACAACCCCCAGTTCGTGGGACCTCAGGACCCGCAGGCCCTCGCCGAGCATATTCACCGCTCCGAGGGACCCAGCGGACTGAATAGGGACTACCTACTGTCCCTGGACGATGCTTTGAACCAGCTGGGACCGGAGAGCGGGGATGAGCATGTCGCCGACCTGTCGAGGCGTGTTCGTGCCATGCAGACTGACTCTGCGGCTCAGGTCGACACAGCATCGCAACAATCCGACTTCCGCAAAGTCCACAGAGCCGAGGAGAAAGAAGAGGCTGAGAAAGCCAGCTAG